One genomic region from Actinomycetota bacterium encodes:
- a CDS encoding DMT family transporter, with translation MSEVGSTRRAVDHRGELIGSAMSVAMAVLFAGVVILGSKVQAGGPPFVTLAIRFGGQSVLLLGLAVVLRRPGLPVPGERLALALAGTLGYGTEAALYFSALNHGSAAAVTLLFYTYPVWVMLVTIVLDRRAPSPPLFVALALAIGGSAIVVLGGGGETDVEPLGIALALATSVAYTAYLVGTDRHVRRTDPVTAAGWLGAGAATSNVVFAIVLGSFVIPPGASPARLAAIVLVSAGAFATMLAGLQRVGAVRNAIIGVIEPLTVAVLAAIFLDEPITPTVAAGGALILVGAVIASVVRTTRTVEPNV, from the coding sequence GTGAGCGAGGTCGGGTCGACGCGCCGCGCGGTCGACCACCGAGGCGAGCTGATCGGGTCGGCGATGTCCGTCGCGATGGCGGTGCTCTTCGCCGGCGTCGTGATCCTCGGCTCGAAGGTGCAGGCAGGCGGTCCGCCGTTCGTCACGCTGGCGATCCGTTTCGGTGGGCAGTCCGTGTTGCTGCTCGGGCTCGCTGTGGTGCTCCGGCGGCCCGGCCTGCCGGTGCCCGGCGAGCGCCTCGCGCTGGCGCTCGCGGGCACGCTCGGGTACGGCACGGAGGCCGCACTCTATTTCTCCGCCCTGAACCACGGGTCGGCGGCGGCGGTCACGCTGCTCTTCTACACGTATCCGGTGTGGGTGATGCTCGTGACGATCGTGCTCGACCGACGAGCGCCCTCGCCGCCGCTCTTCGTTGCGCTCGCGCTCGCCATCGGTGGCAGCGCGATCGTGGTGCTCGGCGGGGGCGGCGAGACCGACGTCGAGCCGCTCGGCATCGCCCTGGCCCTCGCGACGTCGGTCGCGTACACCGCCTACCTCGTGGGCACCGACCGGCACGTGCGCCGCACGGACCCCGTCACCGCCGCGGGATGGTTGGGCGCGGGCGCCGCGACCTCGAACGTCGTGTTCGCGATCGTGCTTGGCTCGTTCGTGATCCCCCCCGGCGCCAGCCCTGCGCGGCTCGCCGCGATCGTGCTCGTCTCGGCGGGAGCGTTCGCGACGATGCTCGCGGGTTTGCAGCGGGTCGGCGCCGTTCGCAACGCGATCATCGGGGTGATCGAGCCGCTCACGGTCGCCGTGCTCGCGGCGATCTTCCTCGACGAGCCCATCACCCCGACGGTGGCGGCGGGGGGCGCGCTGATCCTCGTGGGCGCCGTGATCGCGTCGGTCGTTCGCACGACGCGTACCGTCGAGCCGAACGTCTGA
- a CDS encoding alpha/beta hydrolase, with protein sequence MPELQTGDATIHVEIEGSGDPVTVFAHGLTNSCMELAAFTPMAPGTKVRFCFRGHGHSSTPEAGAYRYADFARDLDAVARETGATRAVGTSLGAGTLAHLLEREPDRFERLVFLLPSALEGSIGTTPLFERTAEILETLPREEAIEAILQESGRARNYETQPGLREFDLLLWQDMNPVGVARAIREVVRDAAISDVSVLAAVRAPALVIGREGDSIHPASVARGLAEVMPHAEAIVLESEDDLLASVPALVDRVRGFLEGEA encoded by the coding sequence ATGCCTGAGTTGCAGACAGGCGACGCCACGATCCACGTCGAGATCGAGGGCTCGGGCGACCCCGTCACCGTGTTCGCGCATGGGTTGACCAACTCCTGTATGGAGCTCGCCGCGTTCACGCCGATGGCGCCGGGCACGAAGGTGCGGTTCTGCTTCCGGGGGCACGGGCATTCGAGCACGCCCGAGGCCGGGGCCTATCGGTACGCGGACTTCGCCCGCGATCTCGACGCCGTCGCTCGCGAGACCGGTGCGACCCGCGCGGTCGGCACCTCGCTCGGGGCCGGCACCCTCGCGCACCTGCTCGAGCGCGAGCCCGACCGGTTCGAGCGGTTGGTGTTCCTGCTGCCCTCGGCGCTCGAGGGCTCGATCGGAACGACGCCCTTGTTCGAGCGCACCGCCGAGATCCTCGAGACGCTCCCCCGTGAGGAGGCGATCGAGGCGATCCTGCAGGAATCTGGGCGCGCCCGGAACTACGAGACGCAGCCCGGCCTGCGCGAGTTCGACCTCCTGCTTTGGCAGGACATGAACCCGGTCGGCGTCGCGCGAGCGATCCGGGAGGTCGTGCGTGACGCCGCCATCTCCGACGTCTCGGTGCTGGCCGCGGTGCGCGCGCCCGCGCTCGTGATCGGCCGTGAGGGCGATTCGATCCACCCCGCCTCCGTGGCACGCGGGCTCGCCGAGGTGATGCCGCACGCGGAGGCGATCGTGCTGGAGTCCGAGGACGATCTGCTCGCGTCGGTCCCCGCGCTCGTGGACCGGGTACGTGGGTTCCTCGAGGGTGAGGCGTGA
- a CDS encoding alanyl-tRNA editing protein — translation MTDDLYSHDAYLRTCEATVVDVRDDGVVLDRTVFYPRGGGQPGDSGTLRWEGGECAVTDATKSRDDGEIVHAVDPSTRAPAVGSSVTAEIDWDRRYQHMRTHTALHALSGVVFADFGAKVTGGNMDSGGVARMDFELDGISQEFGQEVEQRLNARLAQDVPVLVHFLPREEALADPDLIRTKVSLIPESVDPIRVIDITGIDKQADGGTHVASSGEVGRVKVVKTESKGKANKRIRIQLEQP, via the coding sequence ATGACCGACGACCTGTATTCACACGACGCCTACCTGCGCACCTGCGAGGCGACCGTCGTCGACGTTCGCGACGACGGCGTGGTCCTCGACCGCACGGTGTTCTACCCGCGCGGCGGCGGCCAGCCCGGCGACTCCGGCACCCTCCGTTGGGAGGGTGGCGAGTGCGCGGTCACCGACGCGACGAAGTCGCGCGACGACGGCGAGATCGTGCACGCGGTGGACCCGTCGACACGCGCACCCGCGGTCGGCTCGAGCGTCACGGCAGAGATCGACTGGGATCGGCGCTACCAGCACATGCGCACCCACACAGCCCTGCACGCGTTGTCCGGGGTCGTCTTCGCCGACTTCGGCGCGAAGGTCACCGGCGGGAACATGGACTCCGGCGGCGTCGCGCGCATGGACTTCGAACTCGACGGCATCAGCCAGGAGTTCGGCCAGGAGGTCGAGCAGCGCCTGAACGCTCGACTCGCGCAGGACGTGCCGGTCCTCGTACACTTCCTGCCCCGTGAGGAGGCGCTCGCCGACCCCGACCTGATCCGGACGAAGGTCTCGCTGATCCCCGAGTCCGTCGACCCGATCCGTGTGATCGACATCACAGGCATCGACAAGCAGGCCGACGGCGGCACGCACGTCGCTTCGAGCGGCGAGGTGGGCCGCGTGAAGGTCGTGAAGACGGAGTCGAAGGGCAAGGCCAACAAGCGCATCCGCATCCAGCTCGAGCAGCCGTGA
- a CDS encoding MFS transporter, protein MAATDTVRAPAGEPPLPGSSPGSGPRWLGSWWMVGGFALLMLLVLGWKFLADPSLSAPTRDPAWYTWRAQVILEADPVRVAEEWGPNGLFAGGYRVTVPLAGALLQQVVGIDRYTFSAYLMIGIPILTGLALGAALLRSRRDPLVVLTTLLATVALFLTTPYVGYLDNITVLFLLALMIPFVHEARTSWGARTALFLVGIAAAFTHPTTCVIFGAVLMAVFGLHFLTSRFSLGAALRADAPMLMSVGFGMIAGLAMWVVGIWGKPASLAEAALPPPYSAEFFTERLVEWVNSLQPLVIVPFIAIAIVSTILLSRRTREPARTEDQVSIWWLVAFAGAASVVTGAALPYYRFMNASAAPMALVGLGAFVAIRWLLRGRHGAVLVAGAMGSVLVVASLAYVLYDGVENRWVSETNQWANQQVRTSLAAVNEVVEAAGERANVLVVNYGDTDDPATETNTAYGWAKTYSNVFRTGLPGEAIERSVTYLGTLENFLAGERTTSTAGSEGYTDAATAHWCEAFGGEANLCDPDGKQADDFQPRFEEFSEPPVVFLIGQYYGGLCNGVEKCPADVEQQNLEAVTSQGVEVGPDVYVIEGEGLWSPSADVAERAQAAAADEAAKFEAHPGPLENLPQNLLVIALLGVLLIVPGWLASNWLGIRTTVDRIALIPGISVVLVLLAGIAVLAVWRGPLSVSKGWTVVALAIGIGAALRVADAWLRKPLEAFGGFFNAMFAVFSNRDFSVLMGVQFLAQAGQGVVQGAIAKSLAFGGQEGFDVQNLPSADYLLTVVLALYVPYTLISPFIGVFIDRFPRRRVVWWSDVVTAVVVVVVSLAVLVPLGSDTTEGEAFATGALILGLLAVQACVRIALAVKSAAMPDVLSGKDLLQGNGLSQAGGALAQIFGIVFGGALAGFVPPFVPVVVGAVVLLVGAFVAKHLRHAELRPHETTFAQEASQVVRNIVAGLKEVASRAPAALGLSSFQMLRYQFWGFGLFVFGLHAKNLVAGGDSDTLALVLSGLGGLVGGALGMVVAQKYKDRVPPVRLLLMSMVLLGVGTIVGGLFVSVAGFAAMLFIGFFSFFVGKISADTIMQQTMPDDFRGRAFALFDIAYNLGYIVPAVILFLLWTEDSEATTRSILLVSGIVFLGLTALVVAWARRIRDQFAPQDDLIEIDGEPVVPAEVD, encoded by the coding sequence ATGGCTGCGACCGACACCGTGAGGGCACCGGCGGGCGAACCGCCCCTGCCCGGCTCGAGCCCCGGCTCGGGCCCGCGCTGGCTCGGGTCGTGGTGGATGGTCGGCGGGTTCGCCCTGCTGATGCTGTTGGTGCTCGGTTGGAAGTTCCTGGCCGACCCCAGCCTGTCGGCGCCGACGCGGGACCCCGCCTGGTACACGTGGCGCGCCCAGGTGATCCTCGAGGCCGACCCTGTGCGGGTCGCCGAGGAGTGGGGACCGAACGGGCTGTTCGCCGGCGGGTACCGCGTGACCGTGCCGCTCGCCGGCGCGCTGCTGCAGCAGGTCGTCGGCATCGATCGGTACACCTTCAGTGCCTATCTGATGATCGGCATCCCGATCCTCACTGGGCTCGCGCTCGGGGCCGCGCTGTTGCGGAGCCGTCGCGATCCGCTCGTGGTGCTGACAACGCTGCTGGCCACGGTCGCCCTGTTCCTGACGACGCCCTACGTCGGGTACCTCGACAACATCACGGTGCTGTTCTTGCTGGCGCTGATGATCCCGTTCGTCCACGAGGCCCGCACCTCGTGGGGGGCGAGGACGGCGTTGTTCCTGGTCGGCATCGCGGCCGCGTTCACGCATCCGACGACGTGCGTGATCTTCGGCGCCGTGCTGATGGCGGTGTTCGGCCTCCACTTCCTGACGAGCCGCTTCTCGCTGGGGGCCGCGCTCCGGGCCGACGCTCCCATGCTGATGTCGGTCGGTTTCGGCATGATCGCCGGCCTCGCGATGTGGGTCGTCGGCATCTGGGGGAAACCGGCGAGCCTCGCGGAGGCGGCGCTGCCCCCGCCCTACAGCGCGGAGTTCTTCACGGAACGGCTCGTGGAATGGGTGAACTCGCTGCAGCCGCTCGTGATCGTGCCGTTCATCGCGATCGCGATCGTCTCGACGATCCTGCTCTCACGTCGCACGCGCGAGCCGGCGCGCACCGAGGACCAGGTGTCGATCTGGTGGCTGGTCGCGTTCGCCGGCGCCGCGTCGGTGGTCACGGGCGCGGCGCTCCCGTATTACCGGTTCATGAACGCGTCGGCAGCCCCGATGGCGCTGGTGGGTTTAGGCGCGTTCGTCGCGATCCGCTGGCTGCTCCGCGGCCGCCACGGCGCGGTCCTCGTCGCCGGCGCGATGGGTTCGGTCCTCGTCGTCGCCTCGTTGGCGTACGTGCTCTACGACGGCGTCGAGAACCGCTGGGTCAGCGAGACGAACCAGTGGGCGAACCAACAGGTCCGCACCTCGCTCGCCGCCGTGAACGAGGTCGTCGAAGCGGCCGGAGAGCGGGCGAACGTGCTCGTCGTGAACTACGGCGACACCGACGACCCTGCCACCGAGACGAATACCGCCTACGGGTGGGCGAAGACGTACTCGAACGTGTTCCGCACCGGGCTGCCGGGCGAGGCGATCGAGCGATCGGTCACGTATCTCGGCACCCTCGAGAACTTCCTCGCGGGCGAGCGCACGACCTCGACGGCGGGCAGCGAGGGGTACACCGACGCGGCCACCGCCCATTGGTGCGAGGCGTTCGGCGGCGAGGCGAACCTGTGTGATCCCGACGGGAAGCAGGCCGACGACTTCCAGCCGCGGTTCGAGGAGTTCTCCGAGCCGCCGGTCGTGTTCCTGATCGGGCAGTACTACGGGGGCCTGTGCAACGGCGTCGAAAAGTGCCCGGCCGACGTCGAGCAGCAGAACCTCGAGGCGGTGACGTCCCAGGGTGTCGAGGTAGGGCCCGACGTGTACGTGATCGAGGGCGAAGGCCTGTGGTCGCCGTCCGCCGATGTGGCCGAGCGCGCGCAGGCCGCCGCGGCCGATGAGGCCGCGAAGTTCGAGGCGCACCCGGGGCCGCTCGAGAACCTGCCGCAGAACCTGCTCGTGATCGCGTTGCTCGGCGTGCTCCTGATCGTGCCCGGCTGGCTCGCGTCGAACTGGCTCGGCATCCGCACCACCGTCGATCGCATCGCGTTGATCCCCGGCATATCGGTCGTGCTCGTCCTGCTCGCCGGCATCGCCGTGCTCGCGGTGTGGCGCGGCCCGCTCAGCGTGTCGAAGGGCTGGACGGTCGTCGCACTCGCGATCGGCATCGGCGCCGCCCTGCGGGTGGCCGACGCCTGGCTGCGCAAGCCCCTCGAGGCGTTCGGCGGTTTCTTCAACGCGATGTTCGCGGTCTTCTCGAACCGCGACTTCTCGGTGCTGATGGGCGTGCAGTTCCTCGCTCAGGCGGGGCAGGGCGTGGTGCAGGGCGCGATCGCGAAGTCGCTCGCGTTCGGCGGGCAGGAAGGCTTCGACGTGCAGAACCTGCCGTCGGCCGACTACCTGCTGACGGTGGTGCTCGCGCTCTATGTGCCGTACACGCTGATCTCGCCGTTCATCGGCGTGTTCATCGACCGCTTCCCACGCCGGCGCGTCGTGTGGTGGTCCGACGTGGTCACGGCCGTCGTGGTCGTCGTCGTGTCGCTCGCGGTGCTCGTGCCGCTCGGCTCCGACACCACCGAGGGCGAGGCCTTCGCGACCGGGGCGTTGATCCTCGGATTGCTTGCCGTGCAGGCGTGTGTCCGGATCGCCCTGGCCGTGAAGTCGGCCGCGATGCCCGACGTGCTCTCGGGGAAGGACCTGCTGCAGGGAAACGGCCTCTCCCAGGCTGGCGGCGCCCTCGCGCAGATCTTCGGCATCGTGTTCGGCGGCGCGCTCGCCGGGTTCGTGCCGCCGTTCGTGCCCGTCGTCGTCGGGGCCGTCGTGCTGCTGGTCGGCGCGTTCGTCGCGAAGCACCTGCGCCATGCCGAGCTGCGACCGCACGAGACGACGTTCGCCCAGGAGGCCTCACAGGTCGTGCGGAACATCGTGGCCGGCTTGAAGGAGGTCGCGAGCCGTGCGCCCGCGGCGCTGGGGCTCTCGTCGTTCCAGATGCTCCGCTACCAGTTCTGGGGCTTCGGCCTGTTCGTGTTCGGCCTCCACGCGAAGAACCTCGTGGCGGGCGGCGATTCCGACACTCTCGCGTTGGTCCTCTCGGGCCTGGGTGGTCTCGTCGGCGGTGCGCTCGGCATGGTCGTGGCGCAGAAGTACAAGGACCGGGTGCCGCCGGTGCGCCTGCTGCTGATGTCGATGGTGTTGCTCGGCGTCGGCACGATCGTGGGTGGGCTGTTCGTCTCCGTGGCGGGCTTCGCCGCGATGCTGTTCATCGGCTTCTTCTCGTTCTTCGTCGGGAAGATCTCGGCCGACACGATCATGCAGCAGACGATGCCCGACGACTTCCGCGGCCGGGCGTTCGCGCTGTTCGACATCGCCTACAACCTCGGCTACATCGTGCCGGCGGTGATCCTCTTCCTGCTCTGGACGGAGGACAGCGAGGCCACCACGCGTTCGATCCTGCTCGTCTCGGGCATCGTCTTCCTCGGCCTGACCGCACTCGTCGTGGCATGGGCGCGACGCATCCGCGATCAGTTCGCCCCGCAGGACGACCTGATCGAGATCGACGGCGAGCCCGTCGTGCCGGCCGAGGTCGACTGA
- a CDS encoding agmatine deiminase family protein, whose translation MSEGVTDRTPGDDGFAMPAEWSPHQATLMAWPTRTRAALWGALFEDAQRDFAMVANAIAAFEPVVMVVDPEQTGRARSLLKGDVELLPTPIDDSWMRDSGPIFVTNGGGEVALVHFGFNGWGERYRPYDRDAQVPAVIADHLGMRRYVAPMILEGGAITVDGEGTLLTTETCLLNPNRNPGLGREGNERLLRDYLGAEDIVWLPGGWTASRDTDGHVDGIAAFVAPGEVVLLAPADHGDPDHERGGENRRAIEGVVDARGRSLRVHPIDPGATLELTHLNLYLTNGGGAIVPLAGVPEDETALAQLEAAMPDRELIGVDGRVLHEGGGGPHCITQQVPAGPPAP comes from the coding sequence GTGAGCGAAGGCGTCACCGACCGCACGCCTGGCGACGACGGGTTCGCGATGCCGGCGGAGTGGTCACCTCACCAGGCGACCTTGATGGCGTGGCCGACCCGAACACGAGCGGCCCTGTGGGGAGCGCTCTTCGAGGACGCGCAACGAGACTTCGCGATGGTGGCGAACGCGATCGCTGCGTTCGAGCCGGTCGTGATGGTGGTCGACCCCGAGCAGACCGGGCGGGCCCGCTCGCTGCTGAAGGGGGATGTCGAGCTGCTTCCGACGCCGATCGACGACTCCTGGATGCGCGACTCCGGCCCGATCTTCGTCACGAACGGTGGCGGCGAGGTCGCGCTCGTGCACTTCGGCTTCAACGGTTGGGGGGAGCGATACCGGCCGTACGATCGCGACGCGCAGGTGCCGGCGGTGATCGCCGACCATCTGGGCATGCGCCGCTACGTCGCGCCGATGATCTTGGAAGGCGGCGCCATCACCGTCGACGGGGAGGGGACGCTCCTCACGACCGAGACGTGCCTGCTGAACCCCAACCGCAACCCTGGCCTCGGACGAGAGGGCAACGAGCGTCTGCTGCGCGACTACCTCGGGGCCGAAGACATCGTGTGGTTGCCGGGCGGATGGACGGCGAGCCGCGACACCGACGGCCATGTCGATGGCATCGCTGCTTTCGTCGCTCCGGGTGAGGTCGTCCTGCTCGCTCCGGCCGACCATGGCGATCCGGATCATGAGCGGGGGGGCGAGAACCGTCGCGCGATCGAGGGTGTCGTCGACGCCCGAGGGCGCTCTCTCCGGGTGCACCCGATCGACCCCGGCGCGACGCTCGAGCTCACCCACCTGAACCTCTACCTGACGAACGGGGGCGGGGCGATCGTGCCTCTCGCGGGTGTTCCCGAGGACGAGACCGCGCTCGCCCAGCTCGAAGCGGCGATGCCCGATCGGGAGCTGATCGGCGTCGACGGGCGCGTCCTGCACGAGGGAGGAGGCGGCCCGCACTGCATCACCCAGCAGGTGCCTGCCGGGCCACCCGCTCCATGA
- a CDS encoding alkaline phosphatase family protein: MSVRRPLVPLSLAAVLVALVLVRPVPDARARSGQRDLVAAACSLPHDQLVRIWRGWRPDRGAQLSFVPKEPNFVGSGLPHVGPWDYIQTVPMLWYGPGFVREQGEVDRPVTVAGIAPTTAELMKFDGFRAPDGQPMSEALLPESERGIPKLLVTMVWDAGGINVLEEHPGAWPFTKSLIPKGTWYTDATVGSSPTSTAQIHATIGTGAYPRHHGIVGHNMLVAGRITGPWNQGPTFFIEPTFADVYDRAMGNEPLAGIVGTVDIHFGMLGHGSFFSGGDRDLALTRSVIGGETLTDEGFEWNLPEREAAYYELAGYANDVGGFEQDKEALDQADGQLDGKWRDNDIDELLQGFDTPARTPYQQRVVEQVIRREGFGVDDVPDLLYLNFKEIDYVSHVWSMNSPEMRDAVVAQDAAMKDLVTFLNREVGTGEWAMVLTADHASMPDPAASGGYQISTGPMQEMINERFGSSGGPEIVDLMQPTQTFLNLAELEANGHTVDDVARFMMTFTQSQTAGGGVVPNPGEENDEVMQAAFPSALMSGLPCLPEASR, from the coding sequence ATGTCCGTCCGCAGACCGCTCGTTCCCCTCTCGCTCGCAGCCGTGCTGGTCGCACTGGTGCTCGTCCGTCCCGTCCCGGATGCACGAGCCCGGTCGGGACAACGCGATCTCGTGGCGGCCGCCTGCTCGCTGCCGCACGACCAGCTGGTGCGCATCTGGCGGGGGTGGCGACCCGACCGGGGCGCGCAGCTCAGCTTCGTGCCGAAGGAGCCGAACTTCGTCGGTTCCGGTCTGCCGCACGTCGGGCCTTGGGACTATATCCAGACGGTGCCGATGCTCTGGTACGGCCCGGGCTTCGTGCGCGAGCAGGGCGAGGTCGATCGACCCGTCACCGTGGCGGGGATCGCGCCGACGACGGCGGAGCTCATGAAGTTCGACGGCTTCCGGGCGCCGGACGGCCAGCCGATGAGCGAGGCGTTGCTTCCCGAGTCCGAGCGCGGGATCCCGAAGTTGCTGGTCACGATGGTGTGGGACGCGGGCGGCATCAACGTGCTCGAGGAGCATCCGGGCGCGTGGCCGTTCACGAAGTCGCTGATCCCGAAGGGCACCTGGTACACGGACGCGACCGTGGGGTCGTCGCCGACGAGCACCGCGCAGATCCACGCGACGATCGGTACGGGGGCTTACCCGCGCCACCACGGCATCGTCGGGCACAACATGCTCGTCGCCGGACGGATCACCGGTCCCTGGAACCAGGGCCCGACGTTCTTCATCGAGCCAACGTTCGCCGATGTGTACGACCGCGCCATGGGCAACGAGCCGCTCGCCGGCATCGTCGGCACGGTCGACATCCACTTCGGCATGCTCGGGCACGGGTCGTTCTTCTCGGGCGGCGACCGCGACCTCGCGCTCACCCGGTCGGTGATCGGCGGGGAGACACTTACCGACGAGGGCTTCGAGTGGAACCTGCCCGAGCGCGAGGCCGCCTACTACGAGCTGGCCGGCTACGCGAACGACGTGGGTGGGTTCGAGCAGGACAAGGAGGCTCTCGACCAGGCCGACGGGCAGCTCGACGGGAAGTGGCGCGACAACGACATCGACGAGCTGCTGCAGGGCTTCGACACGCCCGCCCGAACCCCGTACCAACAGCGAGTGGTGGAGCAGGTGATCCGGCGCGAGGGCTTCGGGGTCGACGACGTGCCCGACCTGCTGTACCTGAACTTCAAGGAGATCGACTACGTCAGCCACGTGTGGTCGATGAACTCCCCCGAGATGCGAGACGCCGTCGTCGCACAAGACGCGGCGATGAAGGATCTCGTCACGTTCCTGAACCGCGAGGTGGGTACGGGCGAGTGGGCGATGGTACTGACGGCCGATCACGCCTCGATGCCCGACCCCGCCGCGAGCGGGGGCTATCAGATCTCCACCGGTCCGATGCAGGAGATGATCAATGAACGCTTCGGGTCCTCCGGCGGCCCGGAGATCGTCGATCTGATGCAGCCCACGCAGACGTTCCTGAACCTCGCGGAGCTCGAGGCCAACGGGCACACGGTCGACGACGTGGCGCGGTTCATGATGACGTTCACACAGTCGCAGACCGCGGGCGGCGGCGTCGTGCCGAACCCCGGCGAGGAGAACGACGAGGTGATGCAGGCGGCGTTCCCGTCGGCATTGATGTCGGGCCTCCCGTGCCTTCCCGAGGCCTCGCGTTGA